One stretch of Scyliorhinus canicula chromosome 7, sScyCan1.1, whole genome shotgun sequence DNA includes these proteins:
- the trmt10c gene encoding tRNA methyltransferase 10 homolog C: MWLRVTHLLQSTGRHYIRQLKSRVKNKVPLTSCQIMPHHRTLVLTSCVKNEEKKVNPEQLDLDIWKTIMRENATEAPKPVPSEDLEDSFLAATREMVQMWRLAGKTVPENITEEQLSTVQELPSKSAKKKYLKYLAIKEGKKKATKEKRKLKQEGAKDLQKEKENEEGIALKNTYLLQFWQRSFDALYNWRTVQSMMFGQPLVFDMSYESYMAHREMENTVSQILECEGYNRRSLDPFHLHFCNLNPEGSYQKELLKRYGDAWNRLLITITEKSYVDIFPKDKLVYLTADSPYVLKTFQHDKIYIIGSIVDKSIQTGLSHANAKRLKLATARLPLDEYLRWDSGAKNLTLNQMISILLTVKETGSWLEALKFVPKRKHEGFFPLPMEQRYYSRTRNDENKKTNINKPQTKARWQKSSLRLNQPVERSSDSHKKRWWTEEH; this comes from the coding sequence ATGTGGCTCCGCGTTACCCATCTTTTGCAAAGTACTGGTCGGCATTACATACGACAGTTGAAGAGTCGGGTGAAGAATAAAGTGCCTTTGACCAGCTGCCAAATAATGCCACACCACAGGACACTAGTTTTGACATCATGTGtaaagaatgaagaaaaaaagGTCAACCCTGAACAACTAGATTTGGATATTTGGAAGACTATCATGAGAGAAAATGCAACCGAAGCTCCCAAACCAGTCCCCTCTGAAGATCTTGAGGACTCATTCCTTGCTGCTACTAGAGAAATGGTTCAAATGTGGCGATTAGCTGGGAAAACTGTGCCAGAGAACATAACTGAAGAACAACTGAGCACAGTTCAAGAATTACCTTCTAAATCAGCAAAGAAAAAATATCTTAAGTACCTAGCAATCAAAGAAGGCAAAAAGAAAGCTACAAAGGAAAAACGAAAATTAAAACAAGAAGGAGCAAAGGATCTTCAAAAGGAAAAGGAAAATGAGGAAGGAATTGCATTAAAGAACACTTATCTTTTACAATTCTGGCAACGGTCTTTTGACGCATTGTACAATTGGAGAACTGTACAATCAATGATGTTTGGTCAGCCACTGGTATTTGATATGAGCTATGAAAGCTACATGGCCCATCGAGAGATGGAGAACACTGTCTCTCAGATTCTGGAGTGCGAGGGGTACAACAGAAGATCTTTGGATCCATTCCACTTACATTTCTGTAACCTCAACCCAGAGGGATCATACCAGAAGGAACTTTTGAAACGTTACGGTGATGCCTGGAATAGACTCTTGATAACCATAACAGAAAAGTCATACGTTGATATTTTTCCCAAAGACAAGCTTGTATATTTAACTGCAGATTCACCTTATGTATTAAAGACTTTTCAGCATGATAAAATCTACATCATTGGATCAATAGTTGATAAATCAATTCAGACCGGATTGTCCCATGCAAATGCAAAGCGTTTAAAATTGGCAACTGCACGCCTTCCTTTGGATGAGTATTTGAGGTGGGATAGCGGTGCAAAAAACCTGACATTAAACCAAATGATCAGCATTTTGTTGACTGTGAAAGAAACCGGTAGTTGGCTAGAAGCTCTCAAGTTTGTTCCAAAAAGGAAACATGAAGGATTTTTCCCACTTCCAATGGAGCAGAGATACTACAGTCGAACCAGAAATGACGAGAACAAGAAGACAAATATCAATAAACCACAAACCAAAGCCAGATGGCAAAAATCATCCTTGCGTTTAAATCAACCTGTAGAAAGATCTTCAGATAGTCATAAAAAAAGATGGTGGACGGAGGAACATTGA